The following proteins are co-located in the Microbacterium sp. SORGH_AS_0888 genome:
- a CDS encoding PIG-L family deacetylase: MLRDRLVSLLSVWAHYDDDLIFGCPTIDRAVAAGVPVTSLFLTAADAGRDADYVAEREEGLRQAYVVMHGGPLEWSPVSVELAGALATGWVAASGRIELLSLRLPDGRPNGTGFAATGNVSLRRLLEGEIDVIPPLDGDGSPLGADALVAALEAALRRHTDAADTDAQLLAHAPRIGGVLTERDHSDHWATGAFLARAAEACDIPAERISWRIGYPSSLLPATLDGEDLARKVEVFRAYAAHDPVVARPDAASTLELPGFGEWLRREYALVGGEPVAVA, encoded by the coding sequence GTGCTGCGAGACCGGCTCGTGAGCCTGCTCTCGGTCTGGGCGCACTACGACGACGACCTCATCTTCGGCTGCCCGACGATCGACCGCGCGGTCGCAGCCGGCGTCCCGGTGACGAGCCTGTTCCTCACGGCAGCCGACGCAGGGCGGGATGCCGACTACGTCGCCGAGCGCGAGGAGGGCCTGCGACAGGCGTACGTCGTCATGCACGGCGGCCCGCTCGAGTGGAGCCCGGTGTCGGTCGAGCTCGCGGGGGCCCTCGCGACGGGCTGGGTCGCCGCATCCGGCCGCATCGAGCTGCTGTCGCTGCGACTCCCCGACGGGCGCCCGAACGGCACGGGTTTCGCCGCAACCGGGAACGTGAGCCTGCGACGACTGCTGGAGGGCGAGATCGACGTCATCCCGCCGCTCGACGGCGACGGGAGCCCGCTCGGTGCCGATGCGCTGGTCGCCGCGCTCGAGGCGGCGCTTCGCCGTCACACGGACGCCGCCGACACGGATGCGCAGCTCCTCGCGCACGCGCCGCGCATCGGCGGCGTGCTCACCGAGCGGGACCACTCCGACCACTGGGCGACGGGCGCCTTCCTCGCCCGGGCGGCCGAGGCCTGCGACATCCCGGCCGAACGGATCTCGTGGCGCATCGGGTATCCCTCGTCGCTGCTGCCGGCGACGCTCGACGGGGAGGACCTGGCACGCAAGGTCGAGGTGTTCCGCGCCTACGCGGCGCACGATCCCGTCGTCGCGCGGCCCGATGCGGCCTCGACGCTCGAGCTGCCCGGCTTCGGCGAGTGGCTGCGGCGCGAGTACGCGCTCGTGGGCGGCGAGCCGGTCGCCGTCGCCTGA
- a CDS encoding MarR family winged helix-turn-helix transcriptional regulator — MTDRRLAIDAWESLFRAQHEIFSQISADFEQSGLTQAEYDVLLTVTRAPDMTARLRDVTRNMLISQPSVSRLVDRMVARGYLTKSADPDDGRGALVTATEDGAREFRTVALTHGRSIAERMSRLDDDELRTLASLTAKLRPCCETGS, encoded by the coding sequence ATGACCGACCGCCGCCTCGCCATCGACGCCTGGGAGAGCCTGTTCCGCGCCCAACACGAGATCTTCTCTCAGATCAGCGCCGACTTCGAGCAATCCGGCCTCACTCAGGCGGAGTACGACGTGCTGCTCACGGTGACGCGTGCCCCCGACATGACGGCCCGGCTGCGCGATGTCACGCGCAACATGCTCATCAGCCAGCCGAGCGTGTCGCGGCTGGTGGACCGGATGGTCGCACGCGGATACCTCACCAAGAGCGCCGACCCGGACGACGGCCGGGGCGCCCTCGTCACGGCGACCGAGGACGGCGCGCGCGAGTTCCGCACGGTGGCGCTGACGCACGGACGCTCGATCGCCGAGCGGATGTCGCGGCTCGACGACGACGAGCTGCGCACGCTCGCGTCGCTCACGGCCAAGCTGCGCCCGTGCTGCGAGACCGGCTCGTGA
- a CDS encoding DUF2207 domain-containing protein produces MRSVWRRAAAGVLAIGLAVVLAAGAVVPSSASAVSASGRSGVALAAGDVDDFRFRSLDVDYVLSRADDGTSRLRVVERFVAEFPDSDQNHGMRRGIPDRYNGQPLRPRLVSITDGAGQSREEETDTDDGTFWMTSRAPGYVHGEQVYVFTYELENVTWYFPRTGTEELYWNVLGADWAQPFGAVTATVHVDPALVPSLTGAQACYAGSVGSTAACPISADGGVVTATATDLAPNQAMTIAVGFAPGTFVPFDASYLASGWAWLQLAGVALLLVAVGWAIAVRRRRLRDDPGRPVVIAEYTPPAIDALSSAVFLATSAKAIPAEVLEQAVAGSIRIEEGEAGWFGRTKLVAVLVDPARADEDGRMLLEGLFGKRAAPGASFTFGSTDRRLSAAARALLSWAGRHLKELGLYRTVPWTVRTPPALALLAGAFADGLGGILALRASVDPLVPVLLLIAIVPLVLVVIAVLAHRPLTRAGAELRDHLAGLRVFIEWAEADRIRMLQSPEGAERVPVDTADAGTMLRIYEPLLPYAVVFGQEKQWAERLAVLYGDSGSPGWYAGSAGFNAAAFSAGIGSLSAVSSASSSTSGGSTGGGSAGGGGGGGGGGGV; encoded by the coding sequence ATGCGGAGCGTGTGGCGGCGGGCGGCCGCAGGGGTGCTGGCGATCGGACTCGCGGTCGTTCTCGCAGCCGGCGCCGTGGTGCCTTCCTCGGCCTCCGCGGTCTCGGCGTCGGGCAGGTCCGGCGTCGCACTCGCCGCCGGCGACGTCGACGACTTCCGGTTCCGCAGCCTGGATGTCGACTACGTGCTCTCCCGCGCGGACGACGGCACGAGCCGCCTCCGGGTCGTCGAGCGGTTCGTCGCGGAGTTCCCGGACAGCGATCAGAACCATGGGATGCGCCGCGGCATCCCCGACAGGTACAACGGGCAGCCGCTGCGCCCGCGCCTCGTGTCGATCACCGATGGTGCGGGACAGTCGCGCGAGGAGGAGACCGACACCGACGACGGCACGTTCTGGATGACCTCGCGTGCGCCCGGGTACGTGCACGGCGAGCAGGTCTACGTCTTCACCTACGAGCTCGAGAACGTCACCTGGTACTTCCCGCGGACCGGGACGGAGGAGCTCTACTGGAACGTCCTGGGCGCCGACTGGGCGCAGCCGTTCGGGGCGGTGACGGCGACCGTGCACGTCGACCCCGCGCTCGTCCCCTCGCTCACGGGGGCGCAGGCCTGCTACGCGGGGTCGGTCGGGTCCACCGCGGCGTGCCCGATCTCGGCCGACGGCGGCGTCGTCACGGCGACGGCGACCGACCTCGCACCGAACCAGGCGATGACGATCGCGGTCGGGTTCGCACCCGGCACCTTCGTGCCCTTCGACGCGAGCTACCTCGCCTCCGGCTGGGCGTGGCTGCAGCTGGCGGGCGTCGCGCTCCTGCTCGTCGCCGTCGGCTGGGCGATCGCGGTGAGACGGCGGCGGCTGCGCGACGACCCCGGGCGCCCCGTCGTCATCGCCGAGTACACGCCGCCCGCGATCGACGCGCTCTCGAGCGCGGTGTTCCTCGCGACGTCGGCGAAGGCGATCCCGGCCGAGGTGCTCGAGCAGGCGGTGGCCGGCAGCATCCGCATCGAGGAGGGCGAAGCGGGCTGGTTCGGGCGCACCAAGCTCGTCGCCGTCCTCGTCGACCCGGCGCGCGCGGACGAGGACGGACGCATGCTGCTGGAGGGCCTGTTCGGAAAGCGGGCGGCCCCCGGGGCATCCTTCACGTTCGGGTCGACCGACAGGCGGCTCTCGGCGGCCGCGCGCGCGTTGCTGTCCTGGGCCGGTCGGCACCTGAAGGAGCTCGGCCTGTACCGCACGGTGCCGTGGACCGTGCGTACGCCGCCGGCCCTGGCGCTGCTCGCGGGGGCGTTCGCCGACGGGCTCGGCGGCATCCTGGCCCTGCGCGCGTCGGTCGATCCGCTCGTGCCGGTCCTGCTGCTCATCGCCATCGTGCCGCTCGTGCTCGTGGTCATCGCCGTCCTCGCGCATCGGCCCCTGACGCGCGCGGGGGCGGAGCTGAGGGACCACCTCGCGGGGCTGCGGGTGTTCATCGAGTGGGCGGAGGCCGACCGCATCCGCATGCTGCAGTCGCCGGAGGGAGCCGAGCGGGTGCCGGTCGACACCGCCGATGCGGGGACGATGCTGCGCATCTACGAGCCGCTCCTGCCGTACGCCGTCGTGTTCGGCCAGGAGAAGCAGTGGGCGGAGCGCCTCGCGGTCCTCTACGGCGACTCGGGCTCGCCGGGGTGGTACGCGGGCTCCGCGGGCTTCAATGCGGCCGCGTTCTCCGCCGGGATCGGATCGCTCTCCGCCGTGTCGTCCGCATCCTCGAGCACCTCGGGCGGTTCCACCGGCGGCGGCTCCGCGGGCGGCGGCGGCGGGGGTGGCGGCGGAGGCGGCGTCTAG
- a CDS encoding nitrate/nitrite transporter — MTDFGASTGSIPLTPARVQGAMPWVIWIVGSLTYLLAIIGRSSLAGLGTDVAVRFDADSSTLALFATLQLAVYGGMQIPAGLLLDRFGSRVVLTTGMLVMAAGSLWLAFAPDAASAILARILTGAGDAMVFPSVLRLLTLWFPVRRVPLLQQVTAQVGQLGQILSVAVLAAAVHSVSWAGGFCALGAVFVVFAVIDVLSVRERRILPARPGAARRTGQLALLRAALAEPGTRLAFWVHFVTPFAGTAFALLWGVPFLVHGEGFSSADASLMVTVFVLAGAVFAPLMGTLSGSYPRRRALVATVSVIAQAVVLAGILLTPGPAPFWLIIVWMVVLSSGGAASMIAFDVTRRFNPVARLSTATGIVNMGGFIAALIAVYLIGLVLDLQGADPASYTLDELRLAWASVFVLWAVGLSGIALESWRVRRAQAR; from the coding sequence ATGACGGATTTCGGCGCCTCCACCGGGTCGATTCCGCTCACCCCCGCGAGAGTGCAGGGGGCCATGCCGTGGGTCATCTGGATCGTCGGGTCGCTCACCTACCTGCTCGCGATCATCGGTCGCAGCTCCCTCGCCGGCCTCGGCACGGATGTCGCGGTGCGCTTCGACGCGGACTCCTCGACGCTCGCGCTCTTCGCGACGCTTCAGCTCGCCGTGTACGGCGGCATGCAGATCCCGGCGGGGCTCCTCCTCGATCGGTTCGGCTCCCGCGTCGTGCTGACCACGGGCATGCTCGTCATGGCCGCCGGGTCGCTCTGGCTCGCCTTCGCCCCGGATGCGGCCTCCGCCATCCTCGCGCGGATCCTCACCGGCGCGGGCGACGCGATGGTCTTCCCGAGTGTGCTGAGGCTGCTCACCCTCTGGTTCCCGGTGCGCCGTGTCCCGCTGCTGCAGCAGGTGACCGCCCAGGTCGGGCAGCTCGGCCAGATCCTCAGCGTCGCGGTCCTCGCCGCGGCGGTGCACAGCGTGTCGTGGGCGGGCGGCTTCTGCGCGCTGGGCGCCGTGTTCGTCGTCTTCGCTGTGATCGACGTGCTGAGCGTGCGGGAGCGGAGGATCCTGCCCGCCCGCCCGGGCGCCGCCCGACGGACCGGCCAGCTCGCGCTCCTGCGCGCCGCCCTCGCGGAGCCCGGCACCCGGCTCGCGTTCTGGGTGCACTTCGTCACGCCCTTCGCCGGCACGGCGTTCGCGCTCCTGTGGGGCGTGCCGTTCCTCGTCCACGGCGAGGGGTTCTCGAGCGCCGACGCGAGCCTCATGGTCACGGTGTTCGTGCTCGCCGGTGCGGTGTTCGCCCCGCTCATGGGGACCCTGTCCGGATCGTATCCGCGGCGCCGTGCCCTGGTCGCGACGGTCTCCGTGATCGCGCAGGCGGTCGTGCTGGCCGGCATCCTGCTGACGCCGGGCCCCGCCCCGTTCTGGCTGATCATCGTGTGGATGGTCGTGCTCTCCAGCGGTGGTGCCGCATCCATGATCGCGTTCGACGTGACCCGTCGCTTCAACCCGGTCGCGCGACTGTCGACGGCCACGGGGATCGTCAACATGGGCGGCTTCATCGCGGCGCTCATCGCGGTGTACCTCATCGGGCTCGTGCTCGATCTGCAGGGCGCGGACCCCGCGTCCTACACGCTCGACGAGCTGCGCCTCGCCTGGGCCTCGGTGTTCGTGCTCTGGGCCGTGGGGCTGTCGGGCATCGCCCTCGAGTCATGGCGCGTGCGCCGCGCGCAGGCCCGCTGA
- a CDS encoding PLP-dependent aspartate aminotransferase family protein, whose amino-acid sequence MTTRPDKHDPATLAFATQAVHAGNRIDPGSGAIRTPLVMANSYALPDDPSTIDWSGTDVPLYTRNSGVNQLALQERLAALDGAEDAVVLASGVAALHAVFFTFLRTGDHAIIADVTYEASWRLFAELLPEKYGIEATFVDVSDAAAVAAAVRPNTRLVHVETIGNPTTKVADIPTLARIAHEAGALLSVDSTFTPPPLYRPLADGADLVVHSLTKYINGHGDAMGGAVLGRSELIRRVKSEAMVDVGGVISPFNAWLIQRGSITLPLRLRQHLATAERLAAVLDADPRVAYVAYPGLPTHPQHELATRQFGGRGYGAMMAFAVDGDGEAQNRFVSSLRVVTSAVSLGHDESLIVHVGGSGPRTAAYPEEFRRYGHLRFSVGLEDAADLEADLRAALDATFA is encoded by the coding sequence ATGACGACGCGCCCCGACAAGCACGATCCCGCCACCCTCGCGTTCGCCACCCAGGCCGTCCACGCGGGCAATCGCATCGACCCGGGGAGCGGCGCCATCCGCACCCCGCTCGTCATGGCAAACTCCTACGCGCTGCCCGACGACCCCTCCACGATCGATTGGTCGGGCACCGACGTGCCGCTCTACACGCGCAACTCCGGCGTGAACCAGCTCGCGCTCCAGGAGCGCCTCGCGGCCCTCGACGGCGCGGAGGACGCGGTCGTCCTCGCCTCCGGCGTCGCCGCCCTCCACGCCGTGTTCTTCACGTTCCTGCGCACGGGCGATCACGCGATCATCGCGGACGTGACGTACGAGGCGTCGTGGCGGCTGTTCGCCGAGCTCCTGCCGGAGAAGTACGGCATCGAGGCGACGTTCGTCGACGTGTCGGATGCGGCCGCGGTCGCCGCCGCGGTGCGCCCGAACACGCGGCTCGTGCACGTCGAGACGATCGGCAACCCCACGACGAAGGTCGCCGACATCCCGACCCTGGCCCGCATCGCGCACGAGGCGGGCGCCCTGCTCTCGGTCGACTCGACGTTCACGCCGCCGCCGCTGTACCGCCCGCTCGCCGATGGCGCCGACCTCGTCGTGCACTCGCTGACGAAGTACATCAACGGGCACGGCGACGCGATGGGCGGCGCGGTGCTCGGGCGGTCCGAGCTGATCCGTCGCGTGAAGTCGGAGGCGATGGTCGACGTCGGCGGCGTGATCTCGCCCTTCAACGCGTGGCTGATCCAGCGGGGATCGATCACGCTCCCGCTGCGGCTGCGGCAGCACCTCGCGACCGCCGAACGGCTGGCGGCGGTCCTCGACGCGGACCCGCGCGTCGCCTACGTCGCATACCCGGGTCTGCCGACGCATCCGCAGCACGAGCTCGCGACGCGACAGTTCGGCGGACGCGGCTACGGGGCCATGATGGCGTTCGCCGTGGACGGCGACGGCGAGGCGCAGAACCGGTTCGTGTCGTCGCTGCGGGTCGTCACCTCCGCCGTCTCGCTCGGGCACGACGAGTCGCTGATCGTGCACGTCGGCGGCTCGGGGCCCCGCACCGCGGCCTACCCGGAGGAGTTCCGCCGCTACGGCCACCTGCGATTCTCGGTCGGACTGGAGGATGCCGCGGACCTCGAGGCCGATCTGCGGGCGGCCCTCGACGCGACGTTCGCCTGA